A single Filimonas effusa DNA region contains:
- a CDS encoding glycoside hydrolase family 88/105 protein yields MNKNVMAITKISIARYVAVITIACCITACGSSRKSSHSVGWTPDQVTEVITKVNEHWQQQHSPQQRSFWDEAAYHTGNMEAFFVTGKEQYKKYSEDWAEHNKWMGAKSADKAAWKYQYGEKDDYVLFGDWQICFQTYIDLYNLDKQDHKIARAREVMEYQMSTPNRDYWWWVDGLYMVMPVMTKLYKVTGNELYLEKLHEYLNWSDSIMYDASEHLYYRDARYVYPKHKSVNGKKDFWARGDGWVFAGLAKVIKDLPASHKYRQHYVSRFKELAAAISKSQQPDGYWSRSILDSAHAPGPETSGTAFFTYGLLWGINNGILDKKEYLPVALKGWNYLARTALQPNGQVGYVQPIGDRAIPGQVVNVNSTANFGVGAFLLASCEMYRFLGGKTAY; encoded by the coding sequence ATGAATAAGAACGTTATGGCTATCACGAAGATTTCAATAGCCCGGTATGTAGCTGTTATTACAATAGCTTGTTGTATAACGGCATGCGGCAGCAGTCGTAAAAGCAGCCACTCCGTGGGGTGGACTCCCGACCAGGTGACGGAGGTGATCACAAAAGTGAACGAACACTGGCAGCAACAACATTCTCCGCAGCAACGATCGTTCTGGGATGAAGCGGCTTATCATACGGGAAACATGGAAGCTTTTTTTGTAACGGGGAAAGAGCAGTATAAAAAGTATTCCGAAGACTGGGCAGAACATAATAAATGGATGGGGGCGAAATCGGCCGACAAAGCGGCCTGGAAATATCAATATGGCGAAAAGGATGATTATGTGTTGTTCGGTGATTGGCAGATCTGCTTTCAAACCTATATCGATTTGTATAATCTGGATAAACAGGATCACAAAATAGCCCGTGCCCGCGAGGTGATGGAATACCAGATGAGTACTCCCAACCGGGATTACTGGTGGTGGGTCGATGGTCTTTATATGGTAATGCCTGTGATGACCAAGTTATATAAGGTGACTGGTAATGAGCTTTATCTTGAAAAACTACATGAATACCTGAACTGGTCGGACAGTATCATGTACGATGCTTCGGAGCACCTGTATTATCGCGATGCCAGGTATGTGTATCCCAAACATAAATCTGTTAACGGTAAAAAAGACTTCTGGGCAAGAGGGGATGGATGGGTATTCGCGGGATTGGCGAAGGTGATAAAAGATCTGCCGGCCAGTCATAAATATCGTCAGCATTATGTGAGCAGGTTTAAAGAGTTGGCCGCTGCCATTAGCAAGTCGCAGCAGCCGGATGGCTATTGGTCCAGGAGTATCCTTGATTCGGCGCATGCGCCAGGTCCGGAAACCAGTGGGACGGCCTTCTTTACTTATGGACTACTCTGGGGTATCAACAATGGCATACTAGATAAAAAAGAATATCTGCCTGTTGCGCTGAAAGGCTGGAATTATCTTGCCCGGACCGCCTTGCAACCCAATGGACAGGTGGGGTATGTGCAGCCTATAGGAGACAGGGCTATTCCCGGACAGGTAGTGAATGTGAATTCTACAGCCAATTTCGGTGTAGGGGCTTTCCTGCTGGCATCCTGTGAAATGTATCGCTTTTTGGGTGGTAAAACTGCTTATTAA
- a CDS encoding FecR family protein, which translates to MEKYNDYTAADFLDDNFFILYIRDAEPAVVAQWEQWLQTNPASMPAFNEAQQYLYAVLSAERIRPDDAFESTMLAGIRAGIGAEERRITRIRRIRFWTASAAACLALVAASVWYYRTPVVISTQLGEHRRVELPDHSIITLNANSSLTYYHAWWLRNKREVWLKGEALFEVAHINRDTSHIAPGERFIAYAGPLQVQVLGTTFNIKQRRNEIAVSLIKGKISVTNSRQGNPVLLEQGAAVRLVNDSLITTHVNELTNQPAAWIDSKIIAHGMSVQDIINNYEDTYGYRIVLDNPALAKKTIDGTISIGAEDNLLFMLANILNTDIERNGKLIYLKSR; encoded by the coding sequence GTGGAGAAATATAACGACTATACTGCTGCTGATTTTTTAGATGACAACTTCTTCATCCTTTATATAAGAGATGCGGAACCGGCTGTGGTTGCGCAATGGGAGCAGTGGTTGCAAACCAATCCTGCGAGTATGCCTGCTTTTAACGAAGCGCAGCAATATCTCTATGCCGTGCTAAGCGCCGAACGTATCAGGCCCGATGACGCATTTGAAAGTACCATGCTGGCTGGAATAAGGGCTGGTATTGGTGCTGAGGAAAGGAGGATAACGCGTATCCGCCGTATCCGGTTCTGGACGGCAAGTGCTGCGGCCTGCCTGGCGTTGGTGGCTGCATCGGTATGGTATTACCGTACGCCAGTGGTCATAAGCACGCAGCTCGGCGAACACCGCAGGGTAGAATTGCCCGATCATAGCATCATTACCCTGAATGCCAATTCATCCTTAACCTATTATCATGCCTGGTGGTTGCGGAACAAAAGGGAAGTATGGTTGAAAGGAGAGGCTTTATTCGAGGTGGCTCATATCAACCGCGATACCAGTCATATAGCGCCCGGGGAACGTTTTATAGCCTATGCCGGGCCGTTACAGGTACAGGTATTGGGTACTACATTCAATATTAAACAACGCCGGAACGAAATAGCGGTGTCACTGATTAAAGGAAAGATCAGTGTAACCAATAGCCGGCAGGGTAATCCCGTATTGTTGGAGCAGGGTGCCGCTGTAAGGCTGGTAAACGATTCGTTGATTACCACTCATGTCAACGAACTGACCAACCAGCCTGCTGCATGGATCGATAGCAAGATCATTGCACATGGCATGAGCGTTCAGGATATTATCAATAATTATGAAGATACGTATGGGTACAGGATTGTACTAGACAATCCGGCCCTTGCCAAAAAAACTATAGACGGTACTATTTCAATAGGAGCAGAGGACAATCTGCTGTTCATGTTGGCCAACATTCTGAATACCGATATAGAGCGAAACGGGAAGCTTATTTACCTGAAATCGAGGTAA
- a CDS encoding DUF2264 domain-containing protein, translating to MKKFICYILLLACCGGPGVFAQSATVVSSSALHTMPEEKTVFRIEKPDWNTSPLTGVTRQHWKDAALYLLQGAFSYIHSIEDPMKFPKQPGKSYPRKPGIDRTELLEGLCRTLFIAVPLLKEDPSLTVNNIKVADYYRYHISQLLDSNSTAYIRPRGSITWPTQTLVEFGALAVSLSVIPEVLWEPLPQQQKDLLAQTMISYGDGPTVGSNWKFFNIFVLSFFKDKGYPVNEKLLKEYIDKSLAHYRGNGWYNDAPAYDYYSMWAFQMYGPIWAELYGKKYFPREAEIFESNFRELKSSYPYLFSRNGEMIMWGRSMSYRFGSAIPFPLMGLVKDTGVNYGWMRRIASGVMLQFLQNPEFLEDNVPTLGFYGAYEPAVQPYSCRGSVYWMGKLFLGLLVPESSPFWTAKENEGAWGTELKEGNIYHKFQDSSNILITDYPNIGASEIRAWCHVKAIKANEPFRASENYNRLSYNSAFPWQSDSAEGVVAMNYIFLNKDKFWEPWRLYNFKKFDKGIYYRDAELETNPAVRFNLADLPLPNGILRIDRNISSDSVNMVLGHYALPQLKGNITETTRKLKQYEIKIIDNGVYQLAMIPLQGWQKTVVQKAEGIHPVSRISKVINVTAIAAPAAENPAIYATLMLWKKSGQRWTDEELMPVKKIEIAKDKKSVKLVMRDGATHSVEY from the coding sequence ATGAAAAAGTTTATTTGTTACATATTATTACTTGCCTGCTGTGGCGGCCCTGGTGTTTTTGCCCAGTCGGCTACAGTTGTTTCCAGTAGTGCTCTCCATACCATGCCTGAAGAAAAAACTGTTTTCCGGATCGAGAAGCCTGACTGGAATACAAGTCCGCTGACAGGCGTAACGCGTCAGCACTGGAAAGACGCGGCTTTATATTTACTTCAGGGCGCATTCAGTTATATCCATTCGATAGAGGATCCGATGAAGTTTCCCAAACAACCGGGTAAAAGTTATCCGCGTAAGCCGGGTATCGACAGAACGGAGCTGCTGGAAGGCCTTTGCCGTACGTTATTCATTGCGGTGCCGCTGTTAAAGGAAGATCCTTCGCTTACCGTCAACAATATTAAAGTTGCCGATTACTATCGTTATCATATTAGCCAGTTACTTGATTCCAACAGTACCGCTTATATAAGACCCCGTGGTAGTATTACCTGGCCTACACAAACCCTGGTAGAGTTTGGTGCGCTGGCTGTTTCTCTCTCTGTAATCCCTGAAGTCCTTTGGGAGCCTTTGCCACAACAACAAAAAGATCTGCTTGCCCAAACCATGATCAGTTATGGCGATGGCCCCACTGTTGGCTCCAACTGGAAGTTCTTCAATATTTTTGTGCTAAGTTTCTTTAAAGACAAAGGATATCCTGTTAATGAAAAATTATTAAAGGAATATATCGATAAGTCACTTGCTCATTATCGCGGCAATGGGTGGTATAACGATGCACCTGCGTACGATTATTACAGTATGTGGGCTTTCCAGATGTACGGGCCTATATGGGCGGAACTCTATGGTAAGAAATATTTCCCGCGTGAGGCTGAAATCTTTGAAAGTAATTTTCGTGAGTTGAAATCCAGCTATCCCTATCTCTTCAGCAGGAATGGGGAAATGATCATGTGGGGGCGTAGTATGAGTTATCGTTTCGGGTCGGCCATTCCATTTCCGTTAATGGGGCTTGTGAAAGATACGGGTGTGAACTATGGCTGGATGCGCAGGATTGCATCGGGTGTTATGCTGCAGTTTCTTCAAAATCCCGAGTTCCTGGAAGATAACGTACCCACGCTTGGTTTTTATGGCGCTTACGAACCTGCTGTTCAGCCTTATAGCTGCCGTGGCAGTGTTTATTGGATGGGTAAACTTTTCCTGGGTTTGCTGGTACCGGAAAGCAGTCCATTCTGGACGGCCAAAGAAAATGAAGGTGCATGGGGAACTGAATTGAAAGAAGGGAATATATATCATAAATTCCAGGACAGTTCCAATATCCTGATTACCGATTATCCTAATATCGGCGCTTCTGAGATCCGGGCCTGGTGTCATGTAAAGGCGATTAAAGCGAATGAGCCTTTCCGCGCCAGCGAGAACTATAACCGCTTATCTTATAACAGCGCCTTTCCCTGGCAATCGGATAGTGCCGAAGGTGTTGTTGCCATGAATTATATTTTCCTGAATAAAGATAAGTTCTGGGAACCCTGGCGTCTTTATAACTTTAAAAAATTTGATAAGGGTATTTACTACCGTGATGCGGAACTTGAAACCAATCCGGCAGTGCGTTTCAACTTAGCTGATCTGCCGCTACCCAATGGCATTCTGCGTATCGACAGAAATATCAGTTCGGACAGTGTAAACATGGTATTGGGGCATTATGCACTCCCCCAATTAAAGGGGAACATTACGGAAACGACGCGTAAGCTAAAACAATACGAGATAAAAATTATCGATAACGGTGTTTATCAGCTTGCTATGATACCATTGCAAGGATGGCAGAAAACAGTGGTGCAGAAGGCGGAAGGTATTCACCCGGTGAGCCGTATCAGCAAAGTCATAAATGTTACTGCAATTGCTGCTCCGGCCGCTGAAAATCCCGCTATTTATGCTACCTTAATGCTATGGAAGAAATCAGGCCAGCGCTGGACCGATGAAGAATTAATGCCTGTTAAAAAAATAGAGATTGCCAAGGATAAAAAGTCTGTGAAGCTGGTGATGAGAGATGGAGCTACGCATTCAGTAGAATACTAA
- a CDS encoding BNR repeat-containing protein — MNARIILPGILLLLYSTTAVQAQKNFVTPGSLEWVDVAEGWASNSVNAAVFRKNSLTSRGDTQFVAFYNKDAYVVVGKRRIGGKEWQLQQTPFKGNARDAHNIISIMADGEGFVHLAWDHHNGPLKYTRSITPGSLQFLEPMSMTGIAETKLSYPEFYRLANGDLLFFYRDGGSGQGNMVINKYSVREKKWVMLHRNLIDGEGKRNAYWQACVDGKGGIHISWVWRESPDVASNHDLCYAVSRDGGISWESSSGNQYQLPITAANAEYACKIPQGSELINQTSMTTDEKGNPFIATYWRDSGTVVPQYHLVYRFNNKWCINDLAFRKTAFSLSGGGTKRIPISRPQVICWGSGKDLSVAVWFRDEERNNRVSMALNKAVNKGKQWVLTDLSSAAVGSWEPTYDINLWLEKKQFHAFVQYVEQADGEGATNTPPQMVQVLQWQPLKK, encoded by the coding sequence ATGAACGCAAGGATTATTCTACCGGGGATTTTATTATTGCTGTACAGCACCACTGCTGTACAGGCGCAGAAGAATTTTGTTACACCAGGCAGTTTGGAATGGGTGGATGTAGCCGAAGGCTGGGCCAGTAATTCCGTGAATGCAGCGGTGTTTCGCAAGAATTCTCTTACTTCCCGGGGGGATACCCAGTTCGTTGCTTTCTATAATAAAGACGCTTATGTGGTTGTGGGTAAACGGCGCATTGGTGGAAAAGAATGGCAGTTGCAGCAAACGCCTTTTAAAGGCAATGCCCGCGACGCACACAACATCATTAGTATCATGGCTGATGGTGAAGGTTTTGTTCACCTGGCCTGGGATCATCATAACGGTCCTTTGAAATATACCAGGAGTATCACACCGGGTTCGTTACAGTTTTTGGAGCCGATGTCCATGACTGGTATTGCCGAAACCAAACTTAGTTATCCTGAGTTCTACCGGCTTGCCAATGGGGATCTGCTTTTCTTTTATCGCGACGGTGGATCGGGGCAGGGCAATATGGTCATCAACAAGTACTCGGTTCGTGAAAAGAAATGGGTGATGCTGCATCGGAATCTTATCGATGGCGAGGGTAAACGTAATGCTTACTGGCAGGCTTGTGTAGATGGCAAGGGCGGGATTCATATTTCATGGGTGTGGCGTGAAAGCCCGGATGTTGCCAGCAATCATGATCTGTGTTATGCGGTATCCCGTGATGGCGGCATCAGTTGGGAGTCTTCTTCCGGCAATCAGTATCAACTGCCTATTACTGCAGCCAATGCGGAATATGCCTGTAAGATACCGCAGGGCAGTGAACTAATCAACCAGACTTCCATGACAACCGATGAAAAGGGCAACCCTTTCATCGCTACTTATTGGCGTGATTCCGGGACAGTTGTTCCGCAGTACCACCTGGTATACCGTTTCAATAACAAATGGTGCATCAATGATCTTGCTTTCCGGAAAACTGCATTTAGTCTTAGTGGTGGTGGAACCAAACGTATACCAATATCGAGGCCGCAGGTGATTTGCTGGGGCTCTGGAAAAGACTTGTCGGTAGCGGTGTGGTTTCGTGATGAAGAAAGGAATAATAGGGTGTCTATGGCGCTTAATAAAGCTGTGAATAAGGGCAAACAATGGGTGCTGACTGATCTGTCTTCTGCTGCTGTAGGATCGTGGGAACCTACTTACGATATCAACTTATGGCTGGAGAAAAAGCAGTTTCATGCTTTTGTACAATATGTAGAACAGGCCGATGGAGAGGGTGCTACCAATACACCTCCTCAAATGGTACAGGTACTGCAATGGCAACCTTTAAAAAAATAA
- a CDS encoding glycoside hydrolase family 16 protein — MIQINLLLASAVLSFVACSAQQNAVVATAADAPRGTAVVTAHQVSKAEAVVARPGMLQAASVAEGASQPDDGYRLVWSDEFNNNGKPDSAKWGYEYGFVRNNELQWYQPDNANCGNGMLVIEAQKTKQPNPGYKEGSRDWRKSRPDIDYTSSCILTRGKGEWLYGRFELKARIDISEGIWPAWWTLGVSKPWPANGEIDIMEYYKGRLLANIACLGANRNAHWFSNTYKVDSLGGKAWAEQFHIWRMDWTKEYVALYVDDQLLNKVEMSELANKDNSGFNPFQQPHYMLINMAIGGMNGGDPSHTSFPRKYEVDYVRVYQKATE; from the coding sequence ATGATACAAATAAACTTATTACTTGCGTCGGCTGTGCTGAGCTTTGTTGCCTGCAGCGCGCAACAAAATGCAGTAGTTGCCACTGCAGCCGATGCTCCCCGTGGTACGGCGGTTGTCACAGCACACCAGGTATCCAAAGCTGAAGCAGTTGTTGCGCGCCCCGGCATGTTGCAAGCCGCATCAGTTGCAGAAGGCGCTTCACAACCAGACGATGGTTATCGCCTGGTATGGTCGGATGAATTCAATAATAATGGTAAGCCGGATTCTGCCAAATGGGGCTATGAATATGGCTTTGTCAGGAATAATGAACTACAGTGGTACCAGCCTGATAATGCGAACTGCGGCAACGGTATGCTGGTTATTGAAGCCCAAAAAACAAAACAACCTAATCCCGGTTATAAAGAGGGTAGCAGGGACTGGCGCAAGAGCCGGCCGGATATCGACTACACTTCATCCTGCATTCTAACCCGCGGCAAAGGAGAATGGCTTTATGGCCGCTTTGAGCTTAAAGCCAGGATAGACATCAGTGAAGGCATCTGGCCTGCCTGGTGGACATTGGGTGTGAGCAAGCCCTGGCCTGCCAATGGGGAAATAGATATCATGGAGTATTATAAGGGCAGGCTGCTCGCCAACATCGCCTGCCTGGGAGCTAACAGGAATGCACATTGGTTCAGTAATACTTATAAGGTGGATTCGCTCGGCGGCAAAGCCTGGGCGGAACAATTTCATATCTGGCGTATGGATTGGACCAAAGAGTATGTTGCGCTTTATGTTGACGATCAGTTATTGAATAAGGTTGAGATGAGTGAGCTGGCCAATAAAGACAACAGTGGTTTTAACCCGTTTCAGCAGCCGCATTATATGCTCATCAATATGGCTATAGGTGGTATGAATGGCGGCGATCCTTCCCATACCAGCTTTCCCCGGAAGTATGAGGTGGATTATGTAAGAGTTTATCAAAAAGCGACCGAGTGA
- a CDS encoding L-rhamnose mutarotase — translation MKRIAFKMQLKPGCLAEYQKRHDAIWPSLATLIQKSGISDYDIFCDETTGTLFGVQYCSGTSSQSLGDNELVQEWWAYMSDIMETNSDFSPQTTPLTRVFHLD, via the coding sequence ATGAAAAGGATTGCTTTTAAAATGCAGTTAAAACCTGGTTGCCTCGCCGAATATCAAAAGCGCCATGATGCTATCTGGCCAAGTCTCGCAACCTTAATACAGAAATCGGGTATCAGCGATTATGATATCTTTTGTGATGAAACTACGGGAACACTCTTTGGAGTGCAATACTGCTCGGGTACTTCGTCACAAAGTCTTGGTGATAACGAGCTGGTGCAGGAATGGTGGGCATATATGTCGGACATCATGGAAACCAATTCCGACTTTTCGCCACAAACTACGCCGCTCACGAGGGTATTCCATCTCGATTAG
- a CDS encoding RNA polymerase sigma factor gives MRKEDSTLWNEFLNGNRESFEAIYALYHKNLYEYGMRKADDEDLVKDCIQDLFVRLWTKRNSISATTNIKYYLMAALKNLLLNSDIRKARTPVVELEENAFFKMNFVEQELPPSRQPDEQTIRLMAALNQLTGRQKEVLYLRYFEEMDYEQIAQLMDISVKGIYKLNYRAIDALKEILNLPKNDILVLLAVCRLYFMK, from the coding sequence TTGAGAAAAGAGGACAGTACTTTATGGAATGAGTTTTTAAACGGTAACAGGGAATCGTTTGAAGCCATCTATGCCTTATATCATAAAAATCTTTATGAGTATGGTATGCGTAAGGCCGATGACGAGGACCTGGTAAAAGACTGCATCCAGGACCTTTTTGTAAGGCTCTGGACAAAACGGAACTCCATTAGTGCCACCACGAATATCAAGTACTATCTCATGGCCGCCCTGAAAAATCTGCTGCTGAACTCGGATATCAGGAAAGCCCGTACCCCGGTTGTAGAACTCGAAGAAAATGCTTTCTTTAAAATGAACTTCGTGGAGCAGGAGCTCCCGCCTTCCCGTCAGCCCGATGAGCAAACCATCCGTCTCATGGCAGCGCTCAACCAGCTTACCGGCCGCCAGAAAGAGGTGCTTTACCTACGTTATTTCGAAGAAATGGACTATGAGCAAATAGCGCAGCTCATGGATATTTCCGTAAAAGGCATTTATAAGCTCAACTACAGGGCGATCGACGCCCTGAAAGAGATTCTCAACCTTCCGAAGAACGATATCCTCGTATTACTTGCTGTTTGCAGGTTATACTTCATGAAATAA